The DNA segment ttgtatattCCAGACAATCGGGAAGATTCGACACAATACCTTGGGAACTGGGTCATACCAGCGGTTGGCTTTGTTTCCTGAGGCGGAGATCGATCAACCCGGTGCAACGACCTCATGTAAATGACCTTTGTGGCAGGCAggtggaacacacacacacatgcactgtTATCTGCAGGAAGTGCGATACACGTTATCAAGAAAACGGCGAATTCGCGGATGCAGTTTTGGGACTGCAAGATGACGCGTACGTGAATTGATTGCGCCATTTAAATTCGTGTAAACAGATTCGATTTTTTAAAgcttattttcaattttgggAAATAACAGGATCCTGACGAAATTTGCACTGACGCACACCTCACTCGCTTTTTGTTGTGCAACATCATCATGCGCGTCCTCCCCTGCTGCATTCGAGCGTGCGTGCTGCGTGCGGAAGGCGGAACACCACGTGCTTCTTCACCAAGAGTTGAATGAATTCGAAACGGCGAATAAGGCGAGCACACCACGATAAAGGTTAGCAGCACGCGCCGAGTGTCTTGACGCCTTGGAGGGAATTCCAATTCCTCCGAAGCAGAAACATGCGCAATGGCACTCCGCTCCGCTCCATGTTCCACGCTGTTTGGGAACTTTCAACGTATAAATCCTTCCAAACGCGTCATATGACGTCACTCGcgaaaacaaacccaaacccTGAACGCCCATCTCCCCAGCACCCACCAGGACCGACAGAATGGACAGGCGCACGCATGGCAAAAATGTTTTGCGCCCTTCACGGGCACACGGGCTGTGACAGTTTTGGGTAGGCGCGGACAGTTGTTTTTATGTAACAAAATCAATTCGGCCCCCATAGGCCCCAAGAGCCGAAAAAAGAACGACCGACAAACGGCCggccatttgtttgttttgccggGGTcacagtgtgtttgtgtgtgtgtcggttggCGGCATCACCGGAAGTTTGATTTGGTTtcctgattttttgttttgttttatgcacCAAAGGTAAGAATGCATCAGCAGTAGCGGCTGCAAAACAAATCAGCcaagtgacacacacacacaagtgggGAACCGGAAGTAACCACCAGCAATGacaatcagcagcaacagtgcgCTGGTGATGCACAACCGGTTCAAGAACATGACCCGCCGGTTGCGCTTCTCGCCGCGTAGACGCCAGTACTGTGTGCTGACCAGTGCCGCGATCCTGCTGCTGGTAGTGGTCGGTGTCATGGGCTACCTGCTGACCGGCATGCACTACTGCTTCGATGTGCTGGTCGAGTGGAAGGTGTCTAAAATAGTAAGTTAAACGTAAGTTCAATGTAAACCGTCTCCTAAGGCTCGCTTCACGCATTTCCCAGTGCAATCAGTATTACACGAACGAAGTGACCGGCTACATGTGTCCGGAGCTGTGTGCCGGCGATACCATCTCGGAATTTCACTGTCCGCCCGCTTCCCACGCGGCAGCGTATCCGTTCAATGCGCATCGCTTTCTGGCCCGCAAAGCCCAACAGTTTGTGGTGGTGAAGGTAAAGGTTAGCGAAAATGTTTGATGAGAGCTGCTTACCGAACTTTGGTTCCCCATATCTCACCCTGCAGCATGCCGTGCCGGATGCAAGCTACGAGAAGCTGTCCTGGATCGACAGCCACCGGCAGGAGGAACACTACCCGACCGAGCAGGAGTACGGCGGTATCGTGCGGCGCTACATCGAGCTGCGCTACGGCGTGCAGCTTCCGTTCGACAAGCTTGCGGGGCTGCTGGCGctgaagaacaaaaacaatcgcATCCTGTTCCACGCCAGCATGCGCAACAGCTGGAACCTGATCCAGAACAACGAGTACCTGCTGAGCCGGCTGTACGAGGAGAAGGAGATTTTCCCGCAGGTGCTCGGTACGTGCGGCGAGCTGTTCCTCACCGAGCTGCTCGAGACGGTGGAGTTTGTCGATGAGGGCCGGTACCATTTTACCAACCACATCGACCTGTCCAAGTGGCGGTACCATCTGAAGGTGGCCGTGCTGGTGCTGGACTATCTGGACGAGATGGGCCAGAACCGGTTCCAGATGTGTTCGGTGGTGCTGGGCGGGTTTGGGATAAGTGACAGCCGGATGAAGTATCACGACTTGCGGCACATCAGTACGGAGGCGGCCATCGATCGGCGGCTGTCGGATGGGCGCACGTGTGCGGTGGATGCGGACTGTAGCTACTACGATTGCCGCAGCCGGTGCAATGCGACCAGCCACCAGTGTACGGCCGGTTTGCTGAACAACAATCTGCAGATTGTCTGTGAAAAGGTAAGGAGAAGTGTTAGATTGAGTTGGAACAGGAGGGTACGATTGAATGAGCATTTTACCTTGCTTTTCCCGCAGATATTTCGCGGCACTGCCGAGGAGCCCGGGATCCTGGTGACGGAGAAAAGCTCGCCCCGGTTGCTTCGCATACTGGACCGGTGTGCGCGACCGGCTAGTCGGTCGGATGTGGACGCCGCCCGTCCGTGGGGCCCTTCGAAGACGCTGAAGAAGCAGCTGTACAACGAGCTGACCAGCATTTACGAGCAGCTTGCCTCCTCGCTGTACTCCTAACTTTGGGGTGCGCTTTCGCACCGGGAAATGGCGAGACGCGTTAGTCAATGGCAGTGATAATCAAAAACACGTGTGCGCACAGACACGTTGTGCGTACAAGTAACACACATGGTATTAAGCGGAGATGCAGTTCGGTTGCAGTTCTCGGAgacaatctctctctctctatctctctgcgTAACGATATTATTTACGATATTCTTTCAACGCTTATTAACGGGCTATGTAGTGCAGAGCATTCAGAGGTGAAGTAGAGTGAATAAACCACACAGTAACAGTATTGTGGACAATCGACACCACCGCTGCCGGGGAAGATCTTCGGACGTGTTGTTCGGCTGGTATCAGGTGGAATGGCGCAACGTACCTTTTTGTTCGTAGTCAAAATTCctttaaacactttatttaaCCTATCTACAACGAAACAAAGCGCATCATTAGCCCACCGGATCGGTGCTGAGCGTTACCTGTAGCCCGTTGCCTTCGTGGCGCCGCGTGTACGATTGGCCCGCCGGCCACAGCGAACGCCACAGCTGCTCGATCACGGCGAGTAGTTTCGCGTACCGCTGCTCATCATACCCGTGGACGGGCAGAATCGCATGTATCTGCTGTGGATAGCGGCCCGTCGGGCTGTGTTCCACCGATCGTATCGATTCGTCCGTTTCCAGATCCACCCACAGCTGCACGTCATGGTCAAAGCGTACCTCTTCTAGGCGAAACACTGCCCCAGCGCAACACCGCAACAGGGCCACAAAGGAACGCTTCGTGAGGGCAACATTGTACGATAGGTCGAGCTGGGTCAGTGCGGGACAGTTGGGTCCGAGGGCGGGGAAGAGTGAGCCTTCCAGCTCATCGTCCGACAGCCGACAGTTGGTGAGGTTTAGTACACGCAGCCCGTCCAACCGTGGCCGCTCGGTCAGGGTTTGCCAAAGCTTCGGCTTGAAATTATCACAGTGCACGGGAAGAGACCGGAAGTATGCTTCCCGCAGCACACCGTCGCCTAGCTGCTGTAGCAGGCACGCTACGGAGCGTTCGGTAAGCTTGTTCTCAGAGATGTCGAACGTTTCTAACCGGCTCACATCAATGCAGGGCGCATCGGTGGTGCTGAAGTGTGTCACATCGGTCGAGCGAATGCGCAAAACGCGCAGCAGGGGTAAATTGCTGCACAGTCGGGCGAGTGGGACGAGTGCCGCATCTTGCAGTGGGTTGTGGCTAAGGTCCAGCTCGGTTAGCTGTCCTCCACcgagtggtgctgctgctgttgctgctgccgatgtGCCATCGGAGGGGCTCTTACAGCCAAAGCAAAGCATCTCGACACTCCGGCTGGTGAGCAGATTCATCCGCAGCCGCAATACACGCAGCTGCCGACAGGCGGGCAGGTAGCGCACGAGCGTGCCAACGTCATCGTCCGTGATGCCGTTCATCGACAGGTCCAGGTGGTTCATCCAGTCCTGCTGAAAGAACGCCACTGTCAGCACCATCGACAGTACGTGCTTGGGGGGAACGGGTGTCGCCGGAACGGTTTGCGCAAAGTCGGGCTCGATCGTGATGATTTGATTGCGGTTCATCGTTATGAGGCGCTTGCGCAGGTCTTTGTCGGTTTCTAGAAAAGGATGAAAGGTTTCATTATTACAAAAAGGTTTTATTTTGAAAGCAAGTCTagacactagtgatgggagctcggaatcaattccggagctggTTCCGTtggtggaatcgattccgactctgGAGCCGTttccggaattgactccgTATCCGATTTCGATTTAGTAATAGATTCCGTAGTTAAATCCGAATTAGGAATTCCGGTATCATAATCAGGTTTGGAATtagaattggttccggaatcaaaatcggctccAAAATCCGAATCGATCTGCAAATCCCAATTTGCTCCGGAAACGAAATCAagattgactccagaattggaattagctccggaatgtgAATCAGTTcatgaattgaaataagaagtttcagaagccaTCAATCAATCCGAGAATCTCcttgagaatggatcgtttaaaagtaaatttgaattatttgcggctatcaatacgtaaCATCATTGGACCTaaacgcctattcttatggagatgccgaaactaACTCCGATTTCGAGGCCGATtatgattccggaatcaattctgattccgattTCGAAGCCCATTCCGATTctgaagccgattccgaagccgattccaattccggagatGATACtgaaaccgattccgatttcggagccgattccggagctgattccggagctaatttcCGAGCCGATTCtaaaatcgattccggaaaccgCTTCCGGATCGACTACCCGGAATCGTTTCCACAAAACTTTGGAGCTAGCCTACTAGACTAGATTCCCATTTCATCACTACTAGACATCGTACCTAGCTTGTGTTGTTCGCAATACTCTTCGTAGTACTCCTCCAGATCGATATGTTCCCAGCCGGTAATTTGGCCGTGCATTTGTAGCACACCGTCAGTGGAGGCGCTCTGCAACACTACGTTCAGCGTGTCGGAATCGAAGAAAGAATTCACGATACAACCCTCCGCTGGCTTCAGATCGATAATTGGCCGTTTCCCATGATTCCTGCGGGTTGGAAAGGAAGGCATTAATGATTTCATTCCTCCATATCCGTCCCTAAACTCGTTCGATACTCACATTGCATACTGCTTGGCGACAGCTTTCCGTAACCATCCAACCGTTTGTGTGGTAAAAATAAGCTTCTCGTCGTAGCTCACCCGATACACTTCACCATTGTCCAGCCTCACCTGTATCGTGCACTTCTGCGTAGCGTCACGCAACGAGGGCTGCGTACGGCATTCGCCCGTCTGTTTAATCGGCGTCCTGGCAGGGGAGCAAGTAGTCCCCGCCGCCTTTGGCAGtaggttttccttttcctccaGCGAAGGACTAGCAACGCGCTGGAAACCCGCCTCGAGCAGTGACGTTTGATGTGTGGAAGATCGCCGACCGTACAGCGAGCGTGATTCGTTCGAGTTTCGGCGCGATTGTGTGCGCCGGAAGCTTTTGGCTGAATTGTTCATCAGCACGTTAAAAGCACTGCCCTTGCTATTTTCTTGCTGCGATCGTTTGTCGTGCGAATCGGGCTCCACCTCGAATGGATCATCATCGTCCGAGTCAAGAAGAGAGTTTAACCGCGCCGTGGGATCGCCACCCAGCTCGACGGTACGACTGGTGGCCGGTAGGGAGGACGAAGATTTGCTCCGCTCCAAACTACCACCGACCAGCGCCGTACGCTGCAGATCGCGTATAACACGACTCTTTTTAGCCGACTGCTTCATATCATCGATCAGCCAATCGTCCttctcgtcctcctcgtcgtagTATCTACACGCTGGACGTTTCTTCTGCGCGGAGGTGGTAGTAGCCTTCGGCTCGTCCGCGAGATGGTTTTTGCGCATCGCTTTCATGACGCTAAGGTACTCAGACACACCGGCAGATGTTGATTTCCGTTTGATTACGGCACGATGCTCGCGATCCTCCTCACTGGGCGAATCTTCTGCACTCCTGTAGTGATCGTTCTCATCGTCGTATATGACGTTCCGATGCCTGGACGATCCGCCCACCTCACTGACGTACCCGGAAGAGTTGGTGCTAGTGGCTGGCGTCAGTCGACTCGATCGCGATGGAGATATTGCTGACGGCGGGATGGATGCTTCCAGATCTCCGTTTGAAGTGTGTCGTCTCGTCCCACGACCGACGGTGCTTGTAGGTTTCAAAGCCGCTGGTGGTGAGACGGTAATGGCCGCCGCATTAAACTGTGCCACTAGACGCTCCCGCACATCATTATACTGTTTCGTTTCGGCACTCATCAAAGGTGCCTTTAGCTTTTCGTACCATCCATCCAGCATGCTTAGGGCGGTTTCCCCGTAATCGTTCCGCAGCGTTGCGTTCGCTCCACGATCTAGCAGCACCGTAATCACACCCAAGTGCCCGTTACGGCAGGCGTCGTGCAGTGGCGTAATCCCTTCACAACTCGTACCACCCTTATCGTTTATGTGTGCACCACGATCGAGCAGCAGCGCGACAATCTCCGCATGTCCGTGTATGCACGCTTCGTGTAGCGGGAGCCACCCAGCATAGTCGCGCTCGTTCACCGGATGGCCCAGCTGGAGCAGCTGCTCGGCAAGCGTTTTGTTGCCGGAGATGGCCGCCTGATGCAGCTGCGTCTCACCCTTCTTATTCCGGCGCACCGTAAACCGTTTGCCACGCTTTCTTCCCCTCAACGATGTGTCCGCTGCGGACGCGTTGTTCAAATCTTCGCCGATCGTGAGCGCAGGATCACCGTCAGATTCATCGGACAGATCCACCTCCAGATCGATCTCATCACCCACGTCCGGAGTATCGTGTTCCGCGTCCGctgcttcctcttcctcctcgtccACGTCGTAATCTGCCAAATCAAGCGATTGGTTTGCATCCGGCAGCTCTTCACTGTCCGGCTCGACGGTGCTCGACAGTTCGATACCCTCCGCGATCGCTTCCTGCTCCAGCTTGTCCGCCATCAAATCCATACAGTTGGCACGCAGCAGCTTCACAGCCCGCTGCACCGGCACTCGCTGCAGCTCGATCGAGTTCAGCTTTTTGCCTTCATCCTTCGCCTGCAGATAGACGGTCTGTATCGTGAAGAACGATTGCTTCTGTCGCTCGTACAGCTTGGCAATCTTCATCAGCGTGTGGTACGCTTCCTGCGGCTCGTGCGCTATGATGCTGTGCTCCTTCCACAGGTACTCCAGCGCCTGCTCGTACTGCCGGTTGTCGATGTACGTTTGGTAAAGGCTCACGTAGCACGGCAGGAGCTGCCGGTCGGCCTCACCGTTCGCTTCTGCGCATTCCAGCATGCGTTTGTAGTAGTCGATCGCTTTGGTGAAGTTGCGCAGCTTGCACGCCCCATCACCCATCCGCTCGTACAGCTCCTTGCGCCGGGCGTAATTCGTCGCATCGGTTGTGATCAGCTCATCCTCCATGCGGCACATGGCGACGAGCACTTTTAGCTTGCGCGCGATCCGCTTCGCATCACCGGCAACAGGTGTCTTGAGCCGGTAGGCACGCTTCAACGCTTGCCGCGCACTCTGGAAGTCATCCATGCGAAGGAAGAACGTTGCCATCAGCGCTAGCGTTTGGCACATCTTGGCCGCACGGCTTGGCAAACGCGATGCAACCTCCAGGCTTAGGTTGAGCAGGCGCAATGTTTGACCACAGTGTTCGCCCCCGTCGCCGGGTGCCGGGTTGATTTCGCACCGTGAGCTGCACAACGCCATCGCGTTGTAGCACGTGTAAAGCAGCTCGAACAAGTCCGCTTCCTTCGCCAACCGTATCGCTCGGTCCATCTGCTCCTTGGCACGATCCGGTTTGTTTTGGTAGTCGAACGTGAGTCCGAGATTGAGATGCGCACGGGCCTGCATGTTGATCAGTTCCGTTTTCGATAGCACGCGCTTCAACTCATCACAGATGGAAAGGGCCGTACGGAAGGACTTTTCTGCCTCGGCCAAATCTGTCTCCGATTCGGCCGGTTTGCCCAGGCGCTGGTTCGATTCCGCCCGGGCCAGATAGACCCGCCCAACGGTAGTGTGCGCTTCCTGCAGTGCTTTCGTGTTGCCTTCCCGCTGGGCGGCCCGCATGTACGCGTGCACGTTGGTGAGCGCTTCCTTGAACTGGCCTAGCGTGCAGTGCATCTCGCCGACCATCCGGAAAGCGAGCCCACGGTCCATCGGTTTGTGCAGCTTCTCGTACGCTTTGGCCGCCAGCTTGTACTCGTTCAGAGCGCGCTGATGCTCTTCCCGATCTTTGTACAGCTCGCCGAGCAGCAGGCACGTTTCGGCCAACGCACCATAGTTGTCCTCGTTCGCGTACTTGACCTTTTTCTTCAACAGTtctaaaagaaaacacaacaaacaccaGCAATCAGCCGACAGTGCCTTCCAGGGGCTGGAACGCCGATACAAGATCAAATAAGAACTTACTCTGCTCACGGTATTCCATCGTGGATGGTGGTAGTATTCACAATTGAAACTTAAACTAGCATATAAATAAAACTTTCAGTTAAcagtaataaaacaaaaatacatgtACAATCTTGGAAACTGCGCCCGGCGACACAGGACCCGCGTAAATCCTCCGCTCCGATCAATCTGCTGGAGAAACGTCAAAATTCAAGCGCGCACAAATAAAGTGCGTGAAAGTAGCCCGCGCAGCCGTTGGATCCTGGTAAGGGGCTACGGCTGCTGTCAGTTTGCGGCCTTCGACGCCGTAGGAatgttgtttggtgtgtggTTTCATAATTTACATTGCGATGAAAAACGGGAAACAATGTAGCAATGTGTAGACAAAGAAAATTGCTTTCCGAAAATAAAGTCGATTGTGCAACCAGTTCCAAGAACCGGTCTTGAAATCCACTCGAGTTTCCGCCCTGCTGCCCGTTACCTAGCAACACAGACGACCAATTATTCAATGTTTACGTTGGTTGACAGCAGATTGGTAGTGGGCTGGGTTTTCGGAGGGGCTGGTGGGTGGTGTGCCTGCGTGTCCACGGggtatttatttacaaaatcgCTTCCAGATGACATTTCCCCGTCCGTGAAGGCGATGGATTATCGGGCACGGCCGCGTGATTTTCGGTGCTAGGCTGTGAGGAACACAGAAAGCCTCATTGTTTCGGGTTCGATTCGTCAGCGTGGAATTGTTGTTCGCCTTGTACGACGATGCGGGCTGGTCAAGTGTGCTGCGGTTGCTAAGGTTACGGAGCCCGCCCGCctgtttttggtgttgttaTTATCGCCGTTCGAAGATACGGTGAGCGGGCAATCTTGACGCCGCACAGGAAGCACAAGCAGCGATAAGCTATCGAAGAGCAGTTATTGGAGGGGATAAGGAGCGACATCAGATAAAAGCACGATCGTCAGAATGCAGCCGTCCACGGTTCGTTGCGGCTCAGCGGGAATAGTGCTGCCGATAGACGAAATGGAGCAGTCCGAGCTAACGGTACCCGACGCGGTTTACGGAACATTTCGATTGCCATCGTTTGTACGGGCGGTGACGGAAGCGCCCGAGTTTATGCGGTTGAAGTATTTGAAACAGTTAGGCGTATCGAATGCGGTGTTTGGGACGGCTCGGCACACCCGATACGATCACTCGCTGGGGTAAGTACGACCAAGCGCACACGAAGAAGGGAATGTGCACTAATATAGTTCCGTTTTTTCCGCTTCTCCAGAGCATGCTACCTGTCCGGAAGATTGCTGGACGCGGTGAACAAGACCCTCAACCCGCCCGTTACCGAGGACGAACGAAAGTGTGTAATGGTAAGTGGAATTTTCGGACGGAAAAGATAGAAATCCCGTTTGGGTTCATGTGCGGGCTGCGTTTTCCATTACAGTTGGCTGCCGCCCTACACGACATTGGCCATGGGCCGTTTTCCCATCTGTGGGAAAAGTTTGTCGAAGTTTACGGAGCACCTTGGCGGGTAAGTGGGTTGTGAAAATGCCCCTTGAAAAATTCTTTCAAATACCCGTTTCATTTTGCAGCACGAACGTTCCTCGGTGGAGCTGGCGCAGCGTGTACTAGATCGGCTGGAAAACGTCTCGGTAAAGCAAATCGCTCTAATCTGTGCGCTAATACGAGGCGATGCAGCCGACCTGTTGACGTCGGATCGCCAATTCCTCGCGCATATCGTTAGCAGCGATGTGGACGTCGATCGGTGCGACTATCTGCAGCGCGATGCACACCACGTGCCGGGGGTGATTGAACCGTCGCGACCGTTCCGGCAAATGTTTGATCGCGTACGGGTCGTGACGGTGGAAGGTAAGGCCCGGCTCGCCTACCACTGGCAGGACTATCCGCTGGTGTACGAAATGGCCTGCGCACGGCAAGCGTTCCATCGGCGCTGCTACCAGGACGTGGAGGTGCTCGGTGCGGAGCTGATGATGCTGGACGTGATGCATGAAGCGGAACGGGCAGGCTTTCGGTTCACGCGGTAAGAAGAAAACCCCCCCTCAGCTAGCTTTGTACTATACTAGTTTGTTTAACCTTTTATTTAGCTTTGCTTTCGGCAGGAACGTCCGTAGGTGCAGCGGCGCGCTGTCCGGGCTCATTCGGGCTGTTGTCGACCGTAGAGGGTTGCGTTTTGGGATCGTTTAGATTGATGGCATTTATGTACTCGGGATAGTTTAGCAGCCCATTCTTGTCCGTATCGGCAAACTCGATGAAATCATCAATGACCTCTGGAAAGGTGGCAAAGCACACATTTAAAAGAGATTTTCTTACATGTGATTACATGCATTCTTTACCAATGATATGGTTGAATTCGTCATCGTCCAGCAGCGGTGCACGATCATCGCCCGTCTGGGTCGCGGCACGATCGATACCGTGCAGCTGACCGTCGGATTTGCTGTGATGATGGGTGGCCGCGTGCAGCATTTCCAACCCATCGAGATTGTCGTTATTGTCCGAATCGTGCAGCTTGAAGTAGTAAAAGTTTTTCTCGTCCTCCGACATTTCCGTCAGGCTCTGTTCGCCGATTGGCAATCGCTTCAAGTCATCTTCCAGATGGCTAAAATGAAGCCGAAAGGAGGAGGGAAATCGTACGCCAAATTTCGGGGCTTATTTACGGCTAGCACTACCACACACTTACTCTCGCTCCGGTTGCAAATGCTCGTCCAGGTGATGTTTGTCTGCTTTGCGGCTAAACTCACCCCCCGGATGATGGGGACCCTTTGCAGCTACGGTAGGAACGGGGCCGTGTAGCAGGGTAGCGCACAGAACGATGGAGTGTAACAGAAGGCTGTTACGGTACACGAGGCTCATGCTAGTACCGTTAGCTCgacttttattttgttcaacACTTTCTAAAGAGAACTAAATGGCTGATGGGGAAATGTTTGTAATCTATTGAACTGTTTGCATCCTGGCGAACGGGGTTTGACAGTTTGCTGCACTTTATTATTGTTGCTTCCTTGCGTATCCTTGTGCATGCGCAATGGCAGGGATGCTGCGTACCAGAGCGAACCAGTGTTGCCAGTTGATGATttggattttaattttaatttaaattttaaaacaatttaatttatttagtaTTTGTTCATTAATATTAAGcatgaatttaaaattaattccatGCTAATCCTTGTTCTTCTTTAAATGGTATTTCTCTCTCACAGTGATGGAACCAGTGAACCACTCTCGAAGGTACACAACAAACCGGAGCTGTTTAGGTATTTAAACGATAATATTACCTCAGAGCTAGCCGCTAGCAAGCTGCCCGGGCTCGACCGAGCCAAAGCACTCATTGCTCGCTTACAGAGCAAAGATCTATACAAGGAAGTTATCCGTTTTTCAATCGACATGATCGAAGAGGTAGGTGCAGGTGCCCCTAAAGTGCACTAACTGGCCAATTTTTAACTccaattt comes from the Anopheles coluzzii chromosome 2, AcolN3, whole genome shotgun sequence genome and includes:
- the LOC120953064 gene encoding deoxynucleoside triphosphate triphosphohydrolase SAMHD1, whose translation is MQPSTVRCGSAGIVLPIDEMEQSELTVPDAVYGTFRLPSFVRAVTEAPEFMRLKYLKQLGVSNAVFGTARHTRYDHSLGACYLSGRLLDAVNKTLNPPVTEDERKCVMLAAALHDIGHGPFSHLWEKFVEVYGAPWRHERSSVELAQRVLDRLENVSVKQIALICALIRGDAADLLTSDRQFLAHIVSSDVDVDRCDYLQRDAHHVPGVIEPSRPFRQMFDRVRVVTVEGKARLAYHWQDYPLVYEMACARQAFHRRCYQDVEVLGAELMMLDVMHEAERAGFRFTRDGTSEPLSKVHNKPELFRYLNDNITSELAASKLPGLDRAKALIARLQSKDLYKEVIRFSIDMIEEVNKFNHQQGKPIVAQAFRYVKSTKQWFGSFNVTFYKPSPTKGDDDDVAVVSLEEARDLNHSNTVTGESAEEIKEYIIYCTDTNPAVHSAAQQYFAKLRGGSAAKES
- the LOC120953067 gene encoding multiple coagulation factor deficiency protein 2 homolog, translating into MSLVYRNSLLLHSIVLCATLLHGPVPTVAAKGPHHPGGEFSRKADKHHLDEHLQPERDHLEDDLKRLPIGEQSLTEMSEDEKNFYYFKLHDSDNNDNLDGLEMLHAATHHHSKSDGQLHGIDRAATQTGDDRAPLLDDDEFNHIIEVIDDFIEFADTDKNGLLNYPEYINAINLNDPKTQPSTVDNSPNEPGQRAAAPTDVPAESKAK
- the LOC120953061 gene encoding tonsoku-like protein; this encodes MEYREQKLLKKKVKYANEDNYGALAETCLLLGELYKDREEHQRALNEYKLAAKAYEKLHKPMDRGLAFRMVGEMHCTLGQFKEALTNVHAYMRAAQREGNTKALQEAHTTVGRVYLARAESNQRLGKPAESETDLAEAEKSFRTALSICDELKRVLSKTELINMQARAHLNLGLTFDYQNKPDRAKEQMDRAIRLAKEADLFELLYTCYNAMALCSSRCEINPAPGDGGEHCGQTLRLLNLSLEVASRLPSRAAKMCQTLALMATFFLRMDDFQSARQALKRAYRLKTPVAGDAKRIARKLKVLVAMCRMEDELITTDATNYARRKELYERMGDGACKLRNFTKAIDYYKRMLECAEANGEADRQLLPCYVSLYQTYIDNRQYEQALEYLWKEHSIIAHEPQEAYHTLMKIAKLYERQKQSFFTIQTVYLQAKDEGKKLNSIELQRVPVQRAVKLLRANCMDLMADKLEQEAIAEGIELSSTVEPDSEELPDANQSLDLADYDVDEEEEEAADAEHDTPDVGDEIDLEVDLSDESDGDPALTIGEDLNNASAADTSLRGRKRGKRFTVRRNKKGETQLHQAAISGNKTLAEQLLQLGHPVNERDYAGWLPLHEACIHGHAEIVALLLDRGAHINDKGGTSCEGITPLHDACRNGHLGVITVLLDRGANATLRNDYGETALSMLDGWYEKLKAPLMSAETKQYNDVRERLVAQFNAAAITVSPPAALKPTSTVGRGTRRHTSNGDLEASIPPSAISPSRSSRLTPATSTNSSGYVSEVGGSSRHRNVIYDDENDHYRSAEDSPSEEDREHRAVIKRKSTSAGVSEYLSVMKAMRKNHLADEPKATTTSAQKKRPACRYYDEEDEKDDWLIDDMKQSAKKSRVIRDLQRTALVGGSLERSKSSSSLPATSRTVELGGDPTARLNSLLDSDDDDPFEVEPDSHDKRSQQENSKGSAFNVLMNNSAKSFRRTQSRRNSNESRSLYGRRSSTHQTSLLEAGFQRVASPSLEEKENLLPKAAGTTCSPARTPIKQTGECRTQPSLRDATQKCTIQVRLDNGEVYRVSYDEKLIFTTQTVGWLRKAVAKQYAMNHGKRPIIDLKPAEGCIVNSFFDSDTLNVVLQSASTDGVLQMHGQITGWEHIDLEEYYEEYCEQHKLETDKDLRKRLITMNRNQIITIEPDFAQTVPATPVPPKHVLSMVLTVAFFQQDWMNHLDLSMNGITDDDVGTLVRYLPACRQLRVLRLRMNLLTSRSVEMLCFGCKSPSDGTSAAATAAAPLGGGQLTELDLSHNPLQDAALVPLARLCSNLPLLRVLRIRSTDVTHFSTTDAPCIDVSRLETFDISENKLTERSVACLLQQLGDGVLREAYFRSLPVHCDNFKPKLWQTLTERPRLDGLRVLNLTNCRLSDDELEGSLFPALGPNCPALTQLDLSYNVALTKRSFVALLRCCAGAVFRLEEVRFDHDVQLWVDLETDESIRSVEHSPTGRYPQQIHAILPVHGYDEQRYAKLLAVIEQLWRSLWPAGQSYTRRHEGNGLQVTLSTDPVG
- the LOC120953065 gene encoding divergent protein kinase domain 1B: MTISSNSALVMHNRFKNMTRRLRFSPRRRQYCVLTSAAILLLVVVGVMGYLLTGMHYCFDVLVEWKVSKICNQYYTNEVTGYMCPELCAGDTISEFHCPPASHAAAYPFNAHRFLARKAQQFVVVKHAVPDASYEKLSWIDSHRQEEHYPTEQEYGGIVRRYIELRYGVQLPFDKLAGLLALKNKNNRILFHASMRNSWNLIQNNEYLLSRLYEEKEIFPQVLGTCGELFLTELLETVEFVDEGRYHFTNHIDLSKWRYHLKVAVLVLDYLDEMGQNRFQMCSVVLGGFGISDSRMKYHDLRHISTEAAIDRRLSDGRTCAVDADCSYYDCRSRCNATSHQCTAGLLNNNLQIVCEKIFRGTAEEPGILVTEKSSPRLLRILDRCARPASRSDVDAARPWGPSKTLKKQLYNELTSIYEQLASSLYS